From a region of the Gossypium raimondii isolate GPD5lz chromosome 10, ASM2569854v1, whole genome shotgun sequence genome:
- the LOC105777349 gene encoding uncharacterized protein LOC105777349, with amino-acid sequence MDFLKVKKFRKAHKPDPEKDLENINDSGGGCGGGGGGSDGGGDNDVKKSSKVDNGVEVEDDDDDDFITNEVKRRLKELRKNSFMVLIPEEEEEELYTEDDGEEAGGETCSSEWRDVEAEGRQWWGGFDAVYEKYCERMLFYDKMIAQQLKEAGSSNPSTPSPKSENKKLRSPLSCLFLKKIEEPDEEAEQLQQSINNPYQDLETAYVAQFCLTWEALHCQYSQLSQIVLCQPENPICYNHSAQQLQQFQVLLQRFIENEPFQDGPRSEIYARARNILPKLLQIPNIQGSDRKEKVEEESDYSVLAPDIIQIIESTILVFRLFLKMDNKKHGSFRNLFGNQNPMATPLQQVQSLLEKKGAKLKELCKKRKGWKKNTWPISHEDVPLLFGLIDIKIISRVLRMGRISKEELFWCEEKMKKLHFCDGKLERDPSPILFPVLMKG; translated from the exons ATGGATTTCTTGAAAGTTAAGAAGTTTAGGAAAGCTCATAAGCCAGACCCTGAAAAGGATTTGGAGAATATCAATGATAGTGGTGGTGGTTgtggcggcggcggcggcggtTCTGATGGTGGTGGTGACAATGATGTGAAGAAATCATCCAAAGTTGACAATGGTGTTGAAGTtgaggatgatgatgatgatgattttataacCAATGAAGTGAAAAGGAGATTAAAAGAACTTAGAAAAAACAGTTTTATGGTACTGATTCctgaggaggaagaagaagagttgTACACCGAGGATGACGGAGAGGAGGCTGGTGGTGAGACGTGCTCCAGTGAATGGAGGGATGTCGAAGCCGAAGGTCGACAATGGTGGGGTGGATTCGATGCTGTTTACGAGAAGTATTGCGAGCGTATGTTGTTCTACGATAAGATGATTGCACAACAGCTCAAGGAAGCTG GCTCCTCAAATCCTTCAACTCCATCCCCGAAATCTGAAAATAAGAAACTTCGGTCCCCCTTGAGTTGCCTTTTCTTGAAGAAGATCGAAGAACCTGATGAAGAAGCCGAGCAACTACAACAGTCTATTAATAACCCATATCAGGATCTCGAAACAGCATATGTTGCTCAATTTTGCTTAACATGGGAGGCGCTTCATTGCCAATACTCGCAACTCAGTCAGATAGTTTTGTGCCAACCTGAGAATCCCATCTGTTACAACCACAGTGCTCAGCAACTTCAACAATTTCAGGTCTTATTACAAAGGTTTATCGAAAATGAACCTTTTCAGGATGGTCCCAGGTCAGAAATCTATGCCCGAGCTCGAAATATTTTACCTAAGCTTCTTCAAATTCCAAACATTCAAG GTTCAGATCGGAAGGAAAAGGTGGAAGAAGAATCGGATTATTCGGTCCTTGCCCCGGATATCATCCAGATTATTGAGTCCACAATCTTGGTATTccgactttttttaaaaatggacAATAAAAAACATGGTAGTTTTCGTAACTTGTTTGGAAACCAGAACCCAATGGCTACCCCTCTTCAACAAGTTCAATCTTTATTAGAGAAG AAAGGTGCAAAGCTGAAGGAGCTGTGTAAGAAACGGAAAGGATGGAAAAAGAATACGTGGCCAATATCGCACGAGGATGTTCCGTTGTTGTTTGGGCTTattgacattaaaataatatcaaggGTTCTTCGGATGGGAAGGATAAGTAAAGAGGAGTTGTTTTGGTGTGAAGAGAAGATGAAAAAGCTTCATTTTTGTGATGGGAAATTGGAGAGAGACCCTTCACCCATACTTTTCCCTGTTTTGATGAAAGGTTAG
- the LOC105777697 gene encoding long chain base biosynthesis protein 1 gives MELAALNLVNATLNWITFALDAPSARAVVFGVHIGGHLFVEVLLLVVILFLLSQKSYKPPKRPLTKKEIDELCDEWVPESLIPPITQEMLSEPPVLESAAGLHTIIDGKEVVNFASANYLGFVGHDKLLESCTSALEKYGVGSCGPRGFYGTIDVHLDCEARIAKFLGTHDSILYSYGLSTLFSAIPCFCKKGDIIVVDEGVHWGIQNGLYLSRSTIVYFKHNDMESLEKTLEKITAQNKRAKKLRRYIVVESVYQNSGQIAPLDKIIKLKEKYRFRVLLDETNSFGVLGRTGRGLTEYCGVPIEKIDIVTAAMGHALATEGGFCTGSARVIDHQRLSSSGYVFSASLPPYLASAAITAIDILEQNPDLTSKLKENIAILWKGLSDIRGLSIASNPESPIVFLVLEKSTSSVKSDLQLLEDIADRALKQESIFVVVSKRSTLDKCPLPVGIRLFVSAAHSESDLLKACESLKRVAAAMLR, from the exons ATGGAATTAGCTGCATTAAACTTAGTTAATGCCACTTTAAATTGGATCACTTTTGCTTTGGATGCCCCTTCTGCACGAGCTGTGGTGTTTGGAGTTCACATAGGCG GGCATTTATTTGTGGAAGTTCTTCTTTTGGTGGTCATTCTTTTTCTGCTTTCCCAGAAAAGTTACAAGCCTCCTAAGCGGCCATTGACAAAGAAG GAAATAGATGAGCTCTGTGATGAATGGGTCCCAGAATCCCTTATTCCTCCTATCACGCAAGAGATGCTGAGTGAACCCCCAGTGTTGGAAAG TGCTGCAGGGCTCCATACTATAATCGATGGGAAAGAAGTTGTGAACTTTGCTTCTGCAAATTATCTTGGATTTGTAGGGCATGATAAGTTACTT GAATCATGTACTTCTGCGTTGGAGAAATATGGTGTTGGTTCTTGTGGTCCTCGTGGATTCTATGGCACCATTG ATGTCCACCTTGATTGTGAGGCCAGAATAGCAAAGTTTTTGGGAACACATGATTCTATCCTCTATTCTTATGGGCTTTCCACCTTGTTCAGTGCAATCCCATGTTTTTGTAAAAAGGGTGACATAATTGTTGT GGATGAGGGAGTCCATTGGGGAATACAAAATGGCCTCTACCTTTCTAGAAGCACCATTGTTTATTTCAAGCACAATGATATGGAATCTCTAGAAAAAACTCTTGAGAAAATTACAGCACAGAACAAGCGGGCTAAGAAATTACGGCGCTACATTGTGGTTGAATCTGTGTATCAG AATTCGGGTCAAATAGCTCCTTTGGACAAGATCATCAAGTTGAAAGAGAAGTATCGCTTCCGTGTCTTATTGGACGAGACCAACTCATTTGGTGTTCTTGGCCGTACCGGAAGGGGTCTGACTGAATACTGCGGGGTTCCG ATAGAGAAGATAGACATTGTTACTGCTGCCATGGGACATGCATTGGCAACAGAAGGAGGATTCTGCACTGGAAGTGCTCGAGTCATTGATCATCAA CGGTTGAGCAGTTCTGGCTACGTCTTCTCTGCATCTTTACCCCCATATTTGGCTAGTGCTGCAATTACTGCTATTGACATCCTAGAGCAAAATCCTGATCTGACATCAAAGCTGAAGGAAAACATTGCCATTTTATGGAAAG GACTCTCCGATATCCGGGGGCTTTCAATAGCAAGCAATCCAGAATCACCGATTGTTTTCCTTGTGCTTGAAAAATCAACTAGTTCGGTGAAAAGTGACCTCCAGCTCCTTGAAGACATTGCTGATCGT gCCTTGAAACAAGAATCCATTTTTGTAGTGGTTTCAAAAAGATCAACTCTCGATAAATGTCCCCTTCCTGTCGGGATTAGACTGTTTGTTTCAGCCGCCCATTCAGAGTCCGACCTGCTTAAGGCATGTGAATCACTCAAGCGAGTCGCAGCTGCGATGCTTAGGTGA
- the LOC105778550 gene encoding uncharacterized protein LOC105778550, translating into MVFLLFNPPSSTPISLSFKVSSSFKPKKISSPASFPIPTAKTISATDIIIDFGKHKGKMLGTLPSNYLRWVSKNLRAGNYERWAKLADQVLEDPVYKDRIEWEFAENVLSGNNAKGITTNDESSVSLLLEISERFGWDNEDKDGWSKVKFELLGTSNGGRLPRIGGNNGGNDNGGIREGKEGKKVRCEDGVLGDKRMERRERMRLKKERENIRNKKSWGGSGGDCAGGNVRLERNQGSGKDQMVESFNRFPGREALLKKVLNNRGGFL; encoded by the coding sequence ATGGTTTTCCTACTTTTCAATcctccatcttcaaccccaatATCTCTTAGTTTTAAAGTTTCCTCTTcattcaaacccaaaaaaatCTCATCACCAGCTTCGTTTCCAATTCCAACGGCGAAAACAATTTCGGCAACGGATATAATCATCGATTTCGGCAAACACAAAGGTAAGATGCTCGGAACTCTCCCTTCCAATTATCTCCGATGGGTTTCGAAGAACCTCCGTGCCGGCAATTATGAACGGTGGGCGAAGTTAGCTGATCAAGTGCTCGAAGACCCAGTTTATAAGGATAGAATCGAGTGGGAATTTGCTGAGAATGTTTTGAGTGGAAACAATGCGAAAGGGATTACGACTAACGATGAGAGTTCGGTGTCGTTGTTGTTGGAAATTAGTGAAAGATTTGGTTGGGATAACGAAGATAAAGATGGTTGGAGTAAAGTTAAGTTCGAGCTTCTTGGGACTAGTAATGGCGGAAGGTTACCGAGAATTGGGGGTAACAATGGGGGAAACGACAATGGAGGAATTAGGGAAGGTAAAGAAGGGAAGAAAGTGAGATGTGAAGATGGGGTTTTAGGGGATAAAAGGATGGAGAGGAGGGAAAGGATGAGGctgaagaaagaaagagagaatatACGGAATAAGAAGAGTTGGGGTGGTTCTGGTGGTGACTGCGCCGGTGGTAATGTTAGGTTGGAGAGGAATCAAGGGTCTGGAAAAGATCAGATGGTGGAGAGTTTCAATCGATTTCCTGGTCGTGAAGCTCTCTTGAAGAAGGTACTAAATAACCGTGGAGGATTTTTGtga